TTGGGGGCTGGGCACCAATTTCGTCTATACGGGGGCTGCGGGGGCCTTGCTCGGATCAGTGACGGTTCTGGGCGTGATGATGCAAGCCGTCGCCTATTACCGGCATGCCCAAATCCGATATGCCGTTGTGATGACGGCCTTCGTGTTTTTGTGTTGGACTGGTTTGATGTTCGCGCTGGTTAATGAAGCAGGCCGGAGCACATTGGAAGAGCGGGACATCCCTGCTAATCCGGTGTTGATTTTGGCAGCTGGCTTGTTGGCCCTGTTCTACTTTGTGTTTGCCGTTATTTCGACCCTAGCTGGGAGTTATTCGCAGTACCGCAAAGATTCCCGCCAGGAAGTCGAGGTGACGCGACAGGAGCTTTTGGATCGCCTCTTCCATGTCGAAAGCCGGTTGGCCTCGGCAGATCCGACCCGGGGTTTGCGGCGTGTCCGTTGGGTTGACCGCCTGAGAACGGCGCGGACTTTTTATCTAAACGTGGTCATTTCTGGGGTGGCGGTGGGGATGTTCGAAGTCGCGGTGATCGGCACGTTGACCAAGTTCACGGGACGCCCGATGGAGCTCCCGCAGATGTCCATCCCCCTGATCCTTTTCACTTTGACGATCCTGGCGGCCAAATGCGCCCTGGCGTTGATCTACGGGTTTGTGGCTGGCCGTCCTGGTCGTTCCATGAGCGCGATTGCGGCCCTGATGTTCGGAATTTGGATCTCATATTGGTTTCCGCTGGGCAACTACGGCCCAAAATTCGCGATGGGGATGCTGAATCCGGGCACCGTGATCCAAGATTCTCTATTGATCTTGGTGTTCGGATCGTTGATCGGTTATGCGGCGGAGATTGAAGACCGCAACTATCGCCAAAGCCGTCTGGGCGAAGACGACATCCCAACCCTGTTGGCCGAACAGGTTCAATTGCATTGGCGGCTTGGGCTCGGGCAGCAGGCAACCACGGTCATGGTCGTTGATGTCGCCAAATCCACGGTGATGAAGGCCAACGCCGAGCCCTTGAAAGTGGAGTGGAGCTTCCGGGAGTTCCAGGCCATGGTGGACGAGGTGAGTCGGAGCCACGGCGGGCACGTGTTGTCAACGGCCGGCGACGGGGCGGTTGTCGGCTTCGATCGGCCCGATTTGGCCATGCTTGCCGCCCGCGAACTGCAAACGATGATGCCCAAATTCAACATGTCGAAGAACCGGTTGGATCAGCCGTTCCGCATCCGCATCGGCATCCATGCCGGTCAAACGGAATCGAGTTTGGCCGACGCCCCGTTCAACGAGGTCATCGACATTGCCGCGCATATCGAGGCAGTTTCACCTGTGGGGGGCATCGCCGTCAGCCAGGCGGTTGCCGAAGCTCTGGATGATGGGATCCAGTTGGCAGAAATGGCGCGGCCGGTTGATGGCCAAGCCGTTTCCGTTGTTTTGAACCCGACCTTGGAACGATGATGGCCAAAATCCTCGACCTTGGCCGCATGCCTTACCAAGCGGCGTGGGACCGCCAGCTCGAAATCCACGACGAAGTCCGGGCGGGCGGGCCAGATACCTTGATCTTGGTCGAACACGACCCTGTCTTGACCCTGGGTGCCGACTTCCACGAACAAAACCTGCTGCATTCCCCTGCCCAATACCGGGATCGGGGCATCGACGTCATCAAGACCGACCGGGGCGGCGACGTGACTTACCATGGGCCGGGCCAGCTGGTGATTTATCCGATTTTCGACATCTCGCGCCACGGCAAAGACCTGCACCGGTGGATGCGCGATTTGGAGGAGACCATGATCGCCACCTGTGCGTCGTTTGGCATTGAAGCGGGGCGGTTGCCCTTGGTGAACACCGGCGCCTGGGTCCGCGGACGGAAGATCGCGGCGATCGGCGTAAAGGTGCGCCGCTGGGTCAATTTGCATGGCATCGCCCTGAATTGTGAAACCGACCTGTCGGTTTTCGACCTGATTGTCCCGTGCGGTGTGGTCGGGCATGGTGTGACGAGCTTGAGCCGCGAGAGTGGCCGGCCGGTGCCAATTGACGAAGCCAAGCCGGCGGTGGTGGAAGCGTTCGCCAAGGTATTTAGCCCATAGCCTTGTTTCGCCTGGCCCAGAAATACAAATGGGTGCCAGGCTTGCGCCTGGCACCCATTTGCTTCCATGCGGACTTACTTCAAAACGTCGACGGTTTGGAAACTGCCACCGAGGACGACTTTGGAATCGTTGCCCATCCAATCGTCTAGCGCCGTCGCATAAACCTGGCGAAAGTCGATTTTGAATTGGACATCGCCATCGTTGAGGTCGGCAAGGTCGGGCTTTGGACCGTGGAACCCGCCTTTGACGTTTTTGCCGACAAGGAACATCGGGGCCGCCTTGCCGTGGTCGGTGCCTTCGGAGCCGTTTTCATAGCTGCGCCGGCCGAATTCCGAGAAGACCAAAGTCATCACTTTGTCGGCTTTGCCGATCGCCTCCAATTCGCTTTGGAATGCGGCCATGGCATCGCTAAAGCCTTTCAGGAGCTTTTCTTGGGCATCCTTTTGCCGAGCATGGGTATCGAATCCCCCGACGCTGAAGTAGATCACGCGGGTTTGGGGCGAAGTGGCGATGATTTGGGCGATCTGTTTGAACCCGCGGCCGAACGGATGGTCGCCATAGTCGTTCTTTGGTTCGTACTTACCGAGGTTTGATTTCAGGGCGCTGATGGCATCCAATGCCGTGTTGTTGGCCATTTGGATTTGGCGAACCGCCGACCCTTCTTGAGCGGCCATGCCCTGGATGTCGCGGAGCATTCTTTCGGCATCCGGGTCGCCAACCATTTGTTGGACGTCCCCAAGGCTGGCAAAACAGGGGATGCTTGCCTCCTGGGCGCTGAGGGCGAGGGGCCTCTCGGTCGAAAGTCCGATGGCTTCGATCGGGTCAGGCTTTTTTCCACTTTCGCAGTTGCGGTCGAAGGCGCGGCCGATCCACCCATATTTGAGCGAGCCATCAGGGCTGGCGGATTGCCAAATGTCCATCGATTTGAAGTGCGACCGGTTGGGGTTGGGGTAGCCGACATTGTTGATGACGGCGACCTGGCCTTTTTTGAACAGGTCGGCCATCCCGGTCATGGCGGGGTGGAAACCAAGCCCATCGGAAAGCGGGATCACCTGGTCGCTTTGGAATCCGAGCGTTGGCCTTAGCCGGTGGTATTCCGGGTCAAGGTAGGGGATGACCGTGTTGAGGCCGTCGTTCCCGCCCGAAAACTGGCAGACGACCAGGACATTGTCGGGGTTCACCTTTTTGCCGCTTGCCAATTTGACGACGTCGGCCCGGGCGATGGCGCTGAGCCAAGATGGGGCCATCAGTCCAACTGCGAGGACGCCGCCTTTAACGAAGAGTTGCCTTCTAGTGAGATCGTTTTCCATTTCGCTGTCTTCCAACCTTGATTCTATGCAATGTCCGGACGGAAGCGACCGGAATTTGTTCATTTTTACGGTTGGAACCCCGCAAACGGCATGGGTTTGGAGCGAATTCTGATGCAGAAGCGTTAATATGGGCGACAGTCTGCGGAATGGCAAACCGGCCTTTGATCCCGCCCAAGTTGGCGACATATGGTTCCTCGGCGATCTTAACGTTGTTGACGTTGGCCGTTTTTGCCTATTCCAAGGACCAGGGCCCTGAAAGTGCGGTCCGGCGCTACCATGTGGCCGTATCGGATGGCGACCGGAGTGCGGCCAAGGCTTTGGAATCGGGCTCGGGAGCCTATTCCGACCAAATGGCGGGCTATGTCAGGACTTTGCTGGCCAATTCGGAATCGGTTTCGCTTGGGCGGATCAGACCGGATGGGCGCAAGGCGACAGTCGATGTGATCTACCGGCTCTCACGCGGGCGGGGGATCGTTGCGGTTCGTTATGTCGTTGTCAAACCCGACCTGAAATGGCGTGTGGACTTGGATGAAACGGTGAGTCTGCTGAACCGGATGAACCGCTTCGAGTGAGGTTTAATAAGGATGAAGATGGCGAGAATTTCCGGAAAAGTGCATTGGCTGACGATCGCGGTGCCGGTTGGTTTGGTGGTTTTGGGTGCCGTTTTCATGGCCGGCGGCGACGACCCGCAAGTCCGGGCGAACATTTTCATGGCCGCCCTTGCACGCGGTGACGCCAAAACGTTGGCTGAGAGTTGCGTGATGGAAGGCGTGTCCCAAGAGGACATCCTCAAGGCCTGGCAGCAGTCTGTGAAGGATGCCGAATATTTCCGGTTCACTTACAAGATCACCGGGGTCCAACAAAGCGGCGACACGGCGCAGGCGCGGATGCTCGTCAACCGGAGCCCCATTTCGGGCGGGGGTTATGACGAAAACTTCCAGCTGGATCTAAAAAAGGTTGACGGCAAGTGGAAAGTGCGCTTGAACGGGTTGAGCCGGGAGATGTACCCGTTCATGCCCCGGTTCTAGGCGCACGCTTCTGCGGGTCGAATGCCGGACAGGCCCTTGCCCGGTTTCCGTCTAGGCGGTACCTTCGGACTGGCCCAGGCACGCGGGCCGGGATCCCCTCATGTCAGCCAATGTCCGCAACCTCGGCATCATCGCGCACGTCGACCACGGCAAAACAACTCTGGTCGATGCGATTTTCAAACAGGCCGGCTTATTCCGCGTGAACGAGCACGTGAGCGACCGGGTCATGGACTCCAACGACTTGGAGCGGGAACGCGGTATCACAATTTTGAGCAAGGTCGCCAGCTGCCTTTATGGCGGGACGAAGATCAATATTGTCGATACCCCCGGCCATGCTGATTTCGGCGGTGAAGTGGAGCGGGTTCTCAGCATGGTCGATGGGGTTTTGCTGATTGTGGACGCCTGCGAAGGGCCGATGCCCCAAACCCGGTTCGTGCTCAAGAAGGCATTTGAAAACAATCTCAAGGTCATTTGTTGTGTGAACAAAATCGATCGGGAAGGCGCGCGGCCCCAAGAAGCCTACGACAAGACGATCGACCTGTTCATCGACCTCGGCGCGGACGAAGACGACCTGTTCTTCCCGGTGCTGTACACCAGCGGCGCCGGAGGGTTTGCCCGGACCAGCCCGGATGGGGCAGAACAAGACATGCAGGCGTTGTTGGAGGCCATCGTGAAAGAGATCCCGGCACCCAAAGTCGTTGAAGAGGGCCCCGCCCAGCTGCAGATCAACAATTTGGATTATTCCGATTACCTGGGCCGGATTTTTGGCGGCAAGCTGCTGCGTGGCCGGGTGCGGGTCGGCGACCGCATGACCATCGTGGGTGAAAACCACAAAACCGGCAGCTTCAACGTGACCAAGGTTTGGATTTACGAAGGCCTGAAGTTGAAGGAGGTCGAAATGGGCGAACCGGGCGAAATCGTGATGCTGAGCGGCTACGACGAAGTGCTGATCGGCGACACCGTTTGCGACGCGCAGCATGTGGAGGTTCTGCCCCGGATCGAAGTCGAACCGAGCACACTCACCATGAACTTCTATGCCAACACCTCGCCGCTTGCCGGCAAGGATGGGGGAAAGTTCCTAACGATCCACAAGATCCGAGAACGCCTAGAGAAGGAAGAAAAAGTCTCCGTCACGCTCAAGCTGGATAAATCCGCTCCCGCCGATACTGTCCGGGTCGCCGCTCGGGGTGAAATGCAGCTCTCGGTCTTGATCGAAACGATGCGGCGCGAAGGATACGAGATGGCGATTGCCCGCCCAGAAGTCATTTTGAAAGAAGGTGAGGACGGGAAACGGACTGAGCCCGTCGAGGAACTCACGTGCGAATTCGATGACGACGCGATGGGCGACGTGATGGAAGAACTTAGCCGGCGAAAGGCCCTGATTACCGGGATGGAAACCTTGGGCAACGGCCGGAGCCGAGTGGTTGCAACCATCCCGACCCGCGGGCTCATCGGACTCCGGAGCGTTTACCTGACCATGACGCGGGGAACGGGGATCATGGCAAGCATTTTCGAAGGGTACCAAGAGTACA
This window of the Armatimonadota bacterium genome carries:
- the lipB gene encoding lipoyl(octanoyl) transferase LipB, encoding MMAKILDLGRMPYQAAWDRQLEIHDEVRAGGPDTLILVEHDPVLTLGADFHEQNLLHSPAQYRDRGIDVIKTDRGGDVTYHGPGQLVIYPIFDISRHGKDLHRWMRDLEETMIATCASFGIEAGRLPLVNTGAWVRGRKIAAIGVKVRRWVNLHGIALNCETDLSVFDLIVPCGVVGHGVTSLSRESGRPVPIDEAKPAVVEAFAKVFSP
- a CDS encoding nuclear transport factor 2 family protein → MARISGKVHWLTIAVPVGLVVLGAVFMAGGDDPQVRANIFMAALARGDAKTLAESCVMEGVSQEDILKAWQQSVKDAEYFRFTYKITGVQQSGDTAQARMLVNRSPISGGGYDENFQLDLKKVDGKWKVRLNGLSREMYPFMPRF
- the typA gene encoding translational GTPase TypA, whose amino-acid sequence is MSANVRNLGIIAHVDHGKTTLVDAIFKQAGLFRVNEHVSDRVMDSNDLERERGITILSKVASCLYGGTKINIVDTPGHADFGGEVERVLSMVDGVLLIVDACEGPMPQTRFVLKKAFENNLKVICCVNKIDREGARPQEAYDKTIDLFIDLGADEDDLFFPVLYTSGAGGFARTSPDGAEQDMQALLEAIVKEIPAPKVVEEGPAQLQINNLDYSDYLGRIFGGKLLRGRVRVGDRMTIVGENHKTGSFNVTKVWIYEGLKLKEVEMGEPGEIVMLSGYDEVLIGDTVCDAQHVEVLPRIEVEPSTLTMNFYANTSPLAGKDGGKFLTIHKIRERLEKEEKVSVTLKLDKSAPADTVRVAARGEMQLSVLIETMRREGYEMAIARPEVILKEGEDGKRTEPVEELTCEFDDDAMGDVMEELSRRKALITGMETLGNGRSRVVATIPTRGLIGLRSVYLTMTRGTGIMASIFEGYQEYKGPIESRTNGSLISKDPGKITRYAYEDVQERGTFFYPVGTETYGGMIIGANAREDDMVVNVTKVKAANNMRSATSDSTVVLDSHRDFSLEQALAWLRDDELLEVTPKYLRFRKKLLDHSERRVAERRAEA
- a CDS encoding DUF1501 domain-containing protein — its product is MENDLTRRQLFVKGGVLAVGLMAPSWLSAIARADVVKLASGKKVNPDNVLVVCQFSGGNDGLNTVIPYLDPEYHRLRPTLGFQSDQVIPLSDGLGFHPAMTGMADLFKKGQVAVINNVGYPNPNRSHFKSMDIWQSASPDGSLKYGWIGRAFDRNCESGKKPDPIEAIGLSTERPLALSAQEASIPCFASLGDVQQMVGDPDAERMLRDIQGMAAQEGSAVRQIQMANNTALDAISALKSNLGKYEPKNDYGDHPFGRGFKQIAQIIATSPQTRVIYFSVGGFDTHARQKDAQEKLLKGFSDAMAAFQSELEAIGKADKVMTLVFSEFGRRSYENGSEGTDHGKAAPMFLVGKNVKGGFHGPKPDLADLNDGDVQFKIDFRQVYATALDDWMGNDSKVVLGGSFQTVDVLK
- a CDS encoding adenylate/guanylate cyclase domain-containing protein; its protein translation is MSEVAAPAQGEVADLAGPAEWSGFAAHIRSHPSSLAKSAGELSREFGLPEEFIGSFLAAMRAPVQQESFLEVGARAVRESFRAVGRAVGNTFRELTAKPWLCHFGTILAIFGVIALLTIFRTAWGLGTNFVYTGAAGALLGSVTVLGVMMQAVAYYRHAQIRYAVVMTAFVFLCWTGLMFALVNEAGRSTLEERDIPANPVLILAAGLLALFYFVFAVISTLAGSYSQYRKDSRQEVEVTRQELLDRLFHVESRLASADPTRGLRRVRWVDRLRTARTFYLNVVISGVAVGMFEVAVIGTLTKFTGRPMELPQMSIPLILFTLTILAAKCALALIYGFVAGRPGRSMSAIAALMFGIWISYWFPLGNYGPKFAMGMLNPGTVIQDSLLILVFGSLIGYAAEIEDRNYRQSRLGEDDIPTLLAEQVQLHWRLGLGQQATTVMVVDVAKSTVMKANAEPLKVEWSFREFQAMVDEVSRSHGGHVLSTAGDGAVVGFDRPDLAMLAARELQTMMPKFNMSKNRLDQPFRIRIGIHAGQTESSLADAPFNEVIDIAAHIEAVSPVGGIAVSQAVAEALDDGIQLAEMARPVDGQAVSVVLNPTLER